The genomic region AAACATCAGTATGGACAGCTCAATTATTGCACAAAATGAGGTCAGTGAGAGTATGTCGAGGGGTTTATGCAGGGGTTAGGGCTCCGAACTGCAGAGCAGGATGGGAGGACACTTATGAACGCCTCACATCGCTCCCTTGTGGAGGTGATGGGGTTTCTCTCTGTACACTGAACCGGGGACAGATATAACGGGTTGAGTGCTGAGGTGCTTGCCATTCCGAGTCTTACCAGAGAGGATGTTGGAGCTTACAATTTCTGCAGCACTTTTTCTCGTCACATTTTAATTTAAGTggcattttttgtttttaaagtgaaTACTGTGTTTGTATTTCTTCACAGCTTGCTAATTCTTTGGATTTTGGAGAATTACCTATAGCCAGTCAATTGTAAACTCTCAGATTTTTTTACTCTATTATTGCTATCTAGTAAATCCACATTGAAGATTTTCTGAACTTTAAGGTTACTTTTCTTTTGGCAGAGTGTGCGGAATATTTCAATCTGCAGTTTCTAAAAAGGATGGGAGATTGATTTACAAATCCTTGGTAATCCTTGATGAATATGTGTTAAGACTCATCAAACCTCACCCTGCGTTTTAACACCTGAGCAAGGAAGACTTTTCCACTTAAGACCCTCTAAGTGACTGTTTAAGTTATTGCATGAGTGCAAACCCCTGACGCATCTACAGAGGACAAGACTGCTACAATGGAGAGTATTTCAAATGAAAGTGACTTTTGGCAATTTAACGATTCATTGAGGAACTCAAGTATCGTTAACGGGACCGGTTTGTTGAATAAGACTAACCCTCTGACGCGGGATGAAGAGGTGGCGAAGGTGGAGGTGACTGTGCTCGCCCTGGTGCTGTTTCTGGCGCTGGCGGGGAACCTGTGCGTCCTGCTGGCCATCCACACTACCAAACACAGCCAGTCCCGCATGTATTACTTCATGAAGCACCTGAGCATCGCCGATCTAGTTGTGGCGATATTTCAAGTTCTCCCTCAACTTATCTGGGACATTACATTTCGGTTCTATGGACCGGACGTTTTGTGCAGGTTAGTGAAATACCTACAGGTCGTTGGGATGTTCGCGTCCACTTACATGTTAGTTTTGATGTCCGTAGACAGGTGTTTGGCAATTTGCCAGCCTCTCCGTTCTTTGCACAGGAGAAAAGACCGTTTTTATGTCATTGTTTCCTGGGTCATTAGCTTGATCTTCAGTATCCCGCAGATGTTCATTTTCTCCCTGATCGAGGTTGGCTCGGCTGGATCCGGAGTGTATGACTGCTGGGGCGACTTCGTAAAGCCTTGGGGTGCCAAAGCTTACATCACATGGATCAGCCTCACCATATATATCATCCCGGTGGCAATACTGAGCATTTGCTACGGGTTAATAAGCTTCAAAATATGGCAAAACTTTAAACTGAAAACCAGGCGCGAGCAGTGTATAAGCCTGACGCCCAAATCCTGCAAATGCAACACACTGGCCCGCGTGAGCAGCGTTAAGCTCATTTCCAAGGCGAAGATAACCACCGTGAAAATGACTTTTGTGATCGTTTTGGCTTATATCGTCTGCTGGACAC from Pseudochaenichthys georgianus chromosome 5, fPseGeo1.2, whole genome shotgun sequence harbors:
- the oxtra gene encoding oxytocin receptor, giving the protein MESISNESDFWQFNDSLRNSSIVNGTGLLNKTNPLTRDEEVAKVEVTVLALVLFLALAGNLCVLLAIHTTKHSQSRMYYFMKHLSIADLVVAIFQVLPQLIWDITFRFYGPDVLCRLVKYLQVVGMFASTYMLVLMSVDRCLAICQPLRSLHRRKDRFYVIVSWVISLIFSIPQMFIFSLIEVGSAGSGVYDCWGDFVKPWGAKAYITWISLTIYIIPVAILSICYGLISFKIWQNFKLKTRREQCISLTPKSCKCNTLARVSSVKLISKAKITTVKMTFVIVLAYIVCWTPFFSVQMWSAWDPAAPREAMPFIISMLLASLNSCCNPWIYMCFAGHLFQDLRQNFLCCSTRYLKSSQRDFDCSHKSNSSTFVIKSTSSQRSITQTSST